ATTCGTGGAAAAAGGCTTTAAATGAGGGTAAAACAGTTGAGGTTAATATCGAACCTATTTATAAAGGAAATTCATCTCGTCCAGCAAAGTTTGAAGTAGAGTACAAGATAAATGGTAAGAAGTATGAAGTGAATTTAATTAATTATGATGGAGGAAGTTAAAATTGGAGACAAAAAACATGGAAATCATTTATCAGAAAGTAGCAAATATTTTAGTTGAGATGATACCAGAAGAATGGGAAAAGGTATTATTATACGCTGAAGTCAGGGAAGGTTTTTCTCAAGTTTTCTTCTATTATTTTCCATTAAATCAACAACAACCAGTATATAGTTTGGATATTGTAGATAGTTTTAATGTAGAGAAAACCTCCCATAAAAAATTAAAACAAGAACTTTATGAATGCTTTGAAAACCTTTGGAATGAATTTAAGATTCAAGACCAAGAACAATGGACAAACTTAACATATTTATTGGATAATTCCGGTCGAATGAAACTTAACCACGGGTATGACGATATATCAGAATTAAGTCCTGATGAAAAACAAGACAAATGGGAAGCTGAATACTTAAAATTAAAACAGTAGAATGTTAGGAGAAATATAGGTAAATTTCCCATTAAAACAAATGAGTGAATTTTAAGATTCACTAAAGGTGGGACAACAAAGCCTAGAATGGATTGAATATTAATGAGGTTGTACTTTCTGGAACCAGAAGTTTCTGGTGGCCATGGTGAACAAACAATATATGGAACCGAAGAAAATGTGAGAAATGATGGCATATCCGGTCAGGTTGAATTTTTGCATTATGAGTTTGAAGGCTGGCTAGGAGACGACCTTATAGAGTCCACACCTACTTTCATAATTTCTAATAATCTAAAAAATAAACTATTAAAGAGCGATTTTAGGGACTATAAGCTGGAAGATTGTTTAGTAACAACCTCAGATGAATTTGAGGAATTGTATCCTAATAAAAAGCTACCTTCTTTTTCTAGATTTATTCCACTTGGAACAATAGAAATTGAAGGGAAGAGCTTTAAAAATTGGTCAGGACATCATTTTTCTCTATCACTAAAAGGAGAATTAGTGGTTACACAAAAGGCTTTGGATTTTTTAGAGAAATTCTCAATAGAAAATTGTGATATTACTAGACTGAAAAAATCATAAGAGTAGAATTGTGACATCTTATAAATTAGAAGAATTTAAAAAGGAGCGCAATCCGCACTCCTTTAATTTCTATATTAACAGTTTAATCAGCCATACAATATTGCAAGTACTAGTGTGCTTCCCTTTTTTCCTGTTGCCATCTACGGTATAGGCGAATACAATCTACTATCCCGATAGTGGTTACAACGCCGAATACGAAAAATCCAAAAGGATCCATCTGATCTGTCAAGTACATCACTAGTAGCAATAAACCTAAGAAAATTGGCGCCATCCACAAGTTGCGTATTAATTTTCTACGTGTGCTAAGTTTGTGGTAGACAAGTGCCATGCCTTTGTCTACTTTCGGTTGGTTTCGGTATTTTCGATATATCACGATGTTGAGGATGATTGCTAATCCCAACAAAAGAATACTACCGATTAACAGTTGTGGTATGGTTATTGTCGCTATCCATTCTTTCATAATAAATCCCCCCTGATTAAGCATAAAGGAAGCAGAGGCGTAAATTCAAGAATTTTCCTGTGGGTGCCACCTTTTTAAAGACACATGCAAAGAAACCATTTCGTGGAGAAACATGAGATGGTTTTCTTCTTTTCTATGAGTAGTGCTTAAAACTATTGGTGGGTCGCCGTGCCTGTCCCCTCAACCCACCCTCAACCCACCAAAGACGAACATTAAAATAGGTATTTATAATTAATATTCGGATTTTCGTTGATATTCCAATGTGCATTTGTTATATTAGGATAGTAGTAAAATTAAATATATTTACTCGTATATACTCGGTAATATGGTCTGAGTGTCTCTACCCGGTTCCCATGAAAGAACTGGACTACGATTGAAAGTATAGGGAAATTCCGCTTTTTTGCTGATTCCAACTTTTGATGCAGGGCTATTTCTCTGCGTCGTTATTTATACTTGAACTCGTAGGTGTAGAGGGTAGAAATTATTCTATTTTCTAGGCCTTTTTCTTTTGACCAGAGCAGCAAAAAAATACTACTTAGGAGAGATTATGTATGAAAAACATCATGGTAAGAAAATTCGTTTCATTAACATTGATTGCGGTACTGTTAGTGTCGGTATTTGCAGGCTGCAGTTCTACGACCGAATCAGCAGGTAAGGAAAAGGAAACGCAAAGGCCAATCATGGTTCAAGGGCCGATGCCAATTGAAGCAGAAAAATTTGCAGATAGACTTGAGAACGTGAAGGAAGAAAAATCAGGATCGTTTGTTTTTTACATAGGGACTTTAGATAACTACCCGGTCATCGTTGCAAAAACCGGTAAAGGGATGGAAAATACGGCAGCAGCTACTGCAGTTGCCATTGAGCGATACAATCCGATTGCCATCATCAACCAAGGAACATCTGGCGGACATGATGCGGATCTAAATGTTTTTGATATCGTCTTAGGGGAAAGAACGACCAACCTTGGTTCGTTAAAGACAGCGGACAAGGATGAAAACCAAGGGATTGATCCAACTGTATGGAAACCGATGGACTTAATGGCTTCTGAAGGAAGTGCAGGGGAAGATCCTAATGCCGAAAAGATTCGCTACTATGAGGGAGACAAAGAACTGCTCGCAGCTGCCAACGCCGTGATAGATACGTACACGGAAGGGAAAATTGTTCAGGGGACAATCGGCTCTGCAGATGTCTGGAATAATGAAGTAGATCGGATCAAATGGTTCCATGAAAAATACGGCACATCCGTAGAAGAAATGGAAGGAGCCGCAGCTGCTCAAATCGCCGAAGCATATGACATAGCTTTTTTAGGCATAAGAATACTATCTAACAACAAAGTGAACGGAGGCAAATACAACCCGGAAACAGCAGCAGCCAACCAAGGATATGTGTATGAAGTGGTGAAAGAGTACATCGGCACGTTGGGTGGTAATGAGGAATAAACGGATGATCAAGAGCTATACTTGTAAAAGGCCTCCATTTAATGGGGGCCATTTTATGTATGTGGAAGTTCTCTTCGTGCGAGGGGACATGTCACTCCATCCATGAAGCGGATAGTTCTCAGTCCTTAGTCAAATGTCCGAAGATTTTCGATTTTTGACCGAAGATTTCGAAAAGTTGGCCGAAGTTTCAGCAGAGTTGACCGAAGATTGACGGTAATTGACCGAACGAAATTTTAGGGTGTCCAAAGGTGGTCAAAAGTTGACCGAATGTCGCGTTGATTTGTCCAAACTCCTCATTATTTACCTTCTTAATTGTCCGAAGCATGAGGATAATTGTCCGAACCAAATTTTACTCACAAAAAAAGAGTCATTTTCTTTAAAAAAGTTGTATTTTACTAACAGAAAAGCAGTGGAAGCGAAGGAGGTACCTTGACTGCACAAACGCAAGTCTCTAATAAAAAAAGAACAGAACCCCTAAAGAGTTCCGTCCCTCTACACCCCCCTACCAAATCATCTCCGCAAATTCTGGGTGGTCGATGAATGGATTGCGGTTTCCTTGATAGTTTTCGAATATAATGTTGTTGCGGCGGATTTCTCTTGCGTCCACTGGGTCTTCTGCATGCCATTGCAGCAGGACGGACAGTTTGCCGTGGTAAGGGGCACTACCGTTATTTACTAAGTTATTAATTTCTAAATCTAGCTCCCCGCTGTCTCCCTCATAGCGAACCGCCATATAGAAGATCATGCGGGCTACGTCGCCTTTTACTTCATCACGTGGTTCCCAAGAATCATTGTCATAATAGTTTCCTGGTGCTTCTCCATGCTGGCTTCCACCGTTATCAAAGTCGAGATTTCCTCTGGAGGAGTTAACGGTCACATCCGTTGGGCGAAGGTGGTGAAGGTCTGTTCCAGGGCCTTGTGATGTACCGAAGTCTCCGTGGGATTTTGCCCAAACGTGCTCGCGGTTCCAGTCATTTACTCCGCCACCGTTTGTGGTCTTAGATTGAGAACGGCCGGAATAGAGTAAAAGAACATTATTGGTGTTTGCTGGATCTTCATCTGTATTTCGCAACGCATCCCACACTGCACTATAGGAGAGTGTCTGGTGATCGTCGATGATGTTATGGAGTGCTATTTTCAATGCGGATCCTGTTTTACCTTCTGCAGAACTGTAATACTCATCGTAGCTTGGTGGTGGGTCTGTAGGATCAGTAGGGTCCGTTTGTCCTCCATCCACTACCTCAAAAGCAGAAGCATCTTTAACACCTGAATGAGAGAAGTAGGCTGTTAAAGAACCAGTAACCTTCAATTTTTCCCCCATTAGATCTGAGTTGCTCTTCAATCCATAGTCCGAACGGAAGGAAGATGGAATCTGGACATAAATCATATTGGATGTGTTTGTTTCAGACGGGCTGTCTGCTAACGCTAATGCGTAGTCATTAGGAAAATTGCTCGTAACAACTGTATTGGTTGCGGTCGGTTGCCCCACTACATAGCCTTCGACAGTCTGAGTTGAACCGTTTTGATTGGAGTTTGCTTGACTGACAGTAAACGGAGAGCTCCAAGTACCAGAACCTGCAGCGCTCATCGTATCAGGTACGGCATGGGAGCATGCTAGGGTAAAAGCAAATAGAAAAATAAATAAGCCGCTAACTTTTTTGTTTAATCGATTCAAACCGTTTCTCCTCCTCATGGTTGCTTGCTTACATAAATAGCGTACAACACGAGGTTTAGAAATTGTGTAAAAATTGTGTAAAAGGCGGTAAATGAGGCTTTTAGCATGGGGGAGTCGTGGGGACAGGCACCGTGACCCATTTTTGTCGGGTGAATTACGATTAGTGGGTCGAGGAACCTGTCCCTTCTAACCTCCTCAACCTTTCCTCTAGTGCCTTCATACTTTTTTCCAGGTCCGTCACTTTTTTTCTTAATGTGTCCATGTCGTCGACGGACCCTATTAGGCTGTCTTTCGATTTTACTTCAAAGTAGATCTCGTATGTCTGTCCTGTGATGACCTTCACTGTATGGAAAATAAGATCTATATATTGCTTTTCAAGCCAATCGCGTTGATATTCGTTATCGCAGTAAATGATTAGATCATCCTCATTAATGGCAGCCAGCGTATTCTCAATCCAGGTTTTATATGATTGTTTTTCCATCTCTTCTCTAAGTCGCTCTTTAACGCTTGTCCAGATTTGTGACATGATATCACTCCTTATAACAATTCCTCTAGTGTGAAAAGCTCGCTTTCTAGCTTAGGTTGGTTTTTAATTATAAGTATTACTTTAGTTGGTTGCAAGGGGACAGACATGGCGACCTAATTTTACCTGTTAAGGAAACATAAAGAGACATGTCGATTTAACATGTCTCTTTGTGTTAGTAGGTAGAGGAACTGAAACCTATATTCACCATAACAAAACTACAATCCGACTTCATCCACCGCATAAGTAGCATCCTCATTACTGAATCCTTCAAATTCTAGCTGTTGGATTAAGCCGCTTCTTGAGAATGCAGTGTAATCAAGGTAGTCTTGTGCCATTATAACTGCTTGGGCTCTCCAGTCTACTTGGAGATTATCTACTGCATAAGTAGCATCTGCATTGCTGAACCCTTCAAACTCAAGCTGTTGGATCAAGCCAGTTCTTGAGAATGCACTGTAGTCCAGGTAATCTTGAGCTGTTTGGACTGCTTGGGCTTGCCAGTCTACTTGAAGCTTATCAACGGCATAAGTAGCATCAGCATTACCGAACCCCTCATATTCTAACTGAGCAATTAAGCCGGGTCTTGAAAATGATGTATAGTTAAGGTAATCTTGTGCCATTTGAACTGCTTGGGTTTGTGACATTGTTTCTGCATTTCTTGCTGCTTCCTCGGCCTCTTTTTTAGCTTGTTCTTCTGCCTCTTTCTTGGCCTGTTCTTCGGCTTCAATCTTAGCTTGCTCTTCTGCCTCTATCTTGGCCTGCTCTTCGGCCTCTTTCTTGGCTTGTTCTTCCGCATCTATCTTAGCTTGCTCTTCTGCCTCTTTCTTGGCTTGTTCTTCCGCATCTATCTTAGCTTGCTCTTCGGCCTCATTCTTAGCTTCTTCTTCAGCTTGTTCCTCTGTCTCTATTACTTCGCTCTTTACTGCAATCTCCTTTGTGGGTGGTGTGGTTATTCCAAATAAAATGAAAAATGCTACTGTTGCAGTTCCAAAATAAATCACCACATACTTTCTTTTTCTTTTGGCTTCGGGAGACCACGATAAAACTATACCGGGCTTAATCATGCCAATAACAAATGCTAAGAATGAAATAAGAGATAAAATTAAGAAGAAATCATCCATCCGTTCCCCTCCTAACGATTAATATATATACCAATATACGTTAATGTCTTTCGGGATATGAAAAGACGGGTAGAGGGGACAGGCACGCCGGCCCATTTTTTTATCTTGAACGATATACGAAAGAGACATAGGGGGCAACTTGTCTCTTTCGTGCGGTGAGGGATAGAGGGTATTCCCTCGATTGCTGGATATTTGTGGGTCGAGGAATCTGTCCCCTCTACACAAGTTCTAAATTATAGTGGTAAAACTCCTCATCTCTCTTGTATCCATTTTTCTCATATAAGCGCTGAGCTGCTTCATTATCAGGTGTTGTTTCCAACGTTATACTTTTAGCACCTGTCTCACTAGCAAACTCCTTTGCTTTCTGTAAAAGTTGTTCCCCGACTCCTTGTTTTCTCGCCTTAGCATCTACAAACATGTCATTTAAGATCCACGCTCGTTTCATTGAAATGGATGAAAAGGTGGGATAGAGTTGGGTGAACCCGACGTATTCGTGGTTAGATTTTGCTATGAATATAACGGAATCCTCGTTTTCTAAGCGACTCTTTATAAAAGCCTTCGCTCCATCTAGATCAGTTGTTTGTTGATAGAAAGTGCGATACCTATTAAATAATTGGGCAACAGCTTCTAAATCTTTTATGGTAGCTTGATAGATCTCCATTTTTTGTTATCTCCCTTGCTTTAGATTAGTTCTATTTTATCGATTTGGTGGCGATATTTACATAATCATTTGAAGGTATTTCATTCAATTGGCTTGTAATTTTATTATAATAATAGAATATTACTTTAATTTTAAAAGGTAGGATGGGAAGTAGCATGGATGAGATAGATCAAAGTATTCTTCGTCATCTTCAAGAAAATGCTAGAATGTCGATGACAGAACTGGGTAAGAGGGTTGGGCTTTCCACGCCGGCAACCAATGAACGGGTGAAAAAGCTTGAAGATAAAGAGGTGATAATGGGGTACAGAGCGATTGTGGATCCCGAGAAACTTGATAAGAATGTGACAGCCTTTATTCTCTTTGATACCAAACAAGGGAAGAAGTTTAGAGACCTTTGCAGGGAGCATCCGGTTGTGGTGGAGTGCCATCGACTGGCAGGTCAGTATAGTTATTTGGTGAAAGTAGTGGGGGAATCGGTTAAAGAGCTCGAGGAATTCATTGATGCGACTTTGCCGTTTGGTGAGCCGTCTACTTTGATTAAGTTGTCTTCTGTGGTGGAGTTTAAACCGGTGGTGTAGATGGGGACAGGTTCCATGACCTGTTTATAGTGTACGTTTCACTTCTCTCTCATCTATTGTTGTTTTATGGAAGTCTAGCTAAAAGGATATTTGGTAGGGGAGATGGATTATTTATTGGAAAAAGGGATTAGTAGAAGTATTTATTACTAGTATTTTCGGATAAAATAGAATGGTATACAATAAATACTAGGGGTGAAGAGTTTGTCTGTAGATGTTTATCTTGTATTTGATGGGAATTGTAGAGAAGCGGTTGAATTTTATGCAAAGGTATTTCAAGCAGAGGCACCGCAGATTATGACTTTTGGCGAAAGCCCGCAACATCCGGATTATCCTCTTCCAGAGGAGGCGAAAGAACGCATCATGCATACCCGTCTCTCTATAGATGGAAGCAATGTGATGTTCTCCGATACCTTCCCAGGGCAAGAATATATTCAAGGCAACAATGTTACACTGGCTTTGGTAAGTCACAACACAGATGACTTAACTTCATGGTTTGAACAATTGAAAGAAGGCGGCAAAGTAGACATGGAACTGCAAGAAACCTTCTGGAGCAAGCTTTACGGGCAAGTCACAGATAAATTTGGCGTGCACTGGCAATTGAATTATGAAAATTAATATTTAATAGAATGTCTTCGTAATCTGAAGGCATTTTTTTGTTGTGGAAACATTCCAGGTGCCTTTCCCTATAATTCTTTCCCTTGACAATAAAAACCAGTTGTTTATAATTTAATTAGTTAAGTAATTACTTAAATACTTAAGGTGGAGGTCAAGTAGTTGGGCATCAATGGATTGTTTAAAGCGTTATCTGATGAAAACAGAAGAAAAATATTGGATCTTTTGAAGGAGGGAGATTTAACTGCAGGTGAGATTGCAGACCATTTTGAGATGAGTAAAGCTGGGATTTCGCAGCATTTGTCTGTACTTAAAAATGCAGATTTAGTTTACGCAGTGAAAAGGGGGCAGTATGTGTACTATTCGTTAAATGCAACTGTATTTCAAGAGGTGCTGAAGTGGGTTGTTCAATTTCAGTCACCATCAAAGGGGGAAAATGAAAGATGAAAAAGCTGGGTATGTTTATGTTAGTTGTCGTTTCTTTTGCTGTGAGCATTTTTGTATTGTTTAGTGGTGGAATGGATGCAGCGGCTGAAGGGATGGTTGTTACCTTATTTAGCATTCCATTTGCGATGGGTTTGGTTATCATCAGCTTTTTGGCAATACCTAAACAGAGTGAATTTGAACGGTATCGAAAAGGATTGGAAAGTATATTTTTTGTATTGATTCTTGTTCTGACCATCATTCATAGTGGCTTGGTATTTTATCTCATGGATAGTGGATTTCCTATCATGATGCTTGTTCCACTTGGTGTGGGACTTGTACTAATTGCCACTGCCAATACACTTCCAAGATTTCAACTAGAGACTCCTCCTGCATCCTCGGAATACACACAATCAACTCATAACGTTTGGAACAAAGGATTGCGACCTTTCTCGCGTCCGCTAATTATTGGGGGACTTGCGATGTTATTGTGCACTTTCCTTCCGCAGCATCTCATTTTGATTGGGTTTTTGACTGTTTTGGCTTGTACGTTACTTACAGCGGTATACTTTGCGATTCGGACTTCATAAAAAAGAGTTAAAGGGACAGGTTGCTCGACTCGTTTATAGTAGGACGAAACGCCTGGCCCTTCTGCTTAAGCAAAATGGGTCAGCGTGCCTGTCCCCTCAGCCCTTTAGTTTGGTTCCACATGTACATGCACATCATGAACACTATGTTCCTTCATTAAAATTGTTTCCACACGAGTTGCAATATCATGTGCCTCGACAATATCCAGGGTGGATTTTACCAGAATGACGACGTCTATCACTTCGTTGTTTCCGTAGTTACGTCCTCGGATTTCTTTCACACCTTTTACCCCGTCAAGTTGTAGGATGATAGTTCGGTAGTGTTGAATCTTCTCTTCATCAAACCCATCAGATAGCTCATGGGAAGCTTCACGAAAAATTCCCCATGCAGTTTGGCAGATCAACAAACCAACAATAATGGCAGTCACCGTGTCTAACCAAGGCATATTTAGTTGAGAGCCGACTATCCCAATCGCAGCCCCTATACTAACCCACGCGTCGGAGATATTATCTTTTGCCGCGGCCATCACGGACTTACTTTGAATTTTTAAAGCAAGCTTCTTGTTATAGCGGTATACCAAGTACATGACAACAGCGGAAAAAACAGCAACATATGCTGCCATCACATCTGGGGCTTCATTGCCTCCTTCAAACATAGTGCGAAAAGCATCTAAGACCACTTGAATTCCGACTGCTGCCATAATAAAAGAAGCAATCATAGCGGCAATGGTCTCACTTTTCCAATGGCCATAACCATGATCTTTATCTGGAGGTCTTTGTGAGAGTTTAAGTCCTATGAGAACTGCAAGAGATGCGATGATATCGGTTGTATTGTTAAGTCCATCTGCTTTTAAGGCAGCGGAGTTCGTCATAAACCCAACCGCCAACTTCAAAATGGACAAACATATGTATGCAATAATGCTGATGATAGCTCCGCGTTCACCTAGTTTAAGATTATTATATTTTTCTTGTTCCATTGGTTTTCCTCCCTGATTTGCACTTACATATAATAGCAAGCGGGAATCGAGTGGGTCTAGAGCAACCTTTTTGCCCTGCGGTATATGAATGGGAGGATTGCAAATAAGTTGAATGAGGGAAAAATTTGGGGTGTAGGGACAGGCACGCTGACCCACTCGTGGGTCGCCGTGCCTGTCCCTACTAACTCATCAGTACCTTAACGGTTGTTCCGCAACCAAGCTCACTTGTTATGGTGACTTTTCCGCCATGTGCTTCGACGATATCTCTTGCGATGGCCATTCCGAGTCCGGTGCCACGAATGTTTTGGGTGTTTGTACCGCGGTAATATCGCTCAAAAATATGCTCTAAGTCGTGTGATGGGATTCCTTTTCCGGTATCGGAAATCAGGATGCCGTCTGACATAACTTGTATGCTCACTTCAATATCATCTTCATTATGAATGAGGGCATTATAAATAAAGTTAAGTATCGCCCTCTTCATTAAATGGCGATCCATTTTCCAGTTTGATTCTGGTGAACTACTCTCAAAAGAAATATGGTATTTGCTGAATTGAGGGTCATTCAATAGGTCAATTACAATCTCTCTTACAAAGCTCTCGATCCGTGTTTCCTCTAAATCTAGAGGCATCTCTTGATTCCTCAGTCTTGTTGTGAGATTAAAGTCATCAAGCAA
This window of the Sutcliffiella horikoshii genome carries:
- a CDS encoding immunity protein YezG family protein; protein product: MEIIYQKVANILVEMIPEEWEKVLLYAEVREGFSQVFFYYFPLNQQQPVYSLDIVDSFNVEKTSHKKLKQELYECFENLWNEFKIQDQEQWTNLTYLLDNSGRMKLNHGYDDISELSPDEKQDKWEAEYLKLKQ
- a CDS encoding 5'-methylthioadenosine/S-adenosylhomocysteine nucleosidase, with the protein product MKNIMVRKFVSLTLIAVLLVSVFAGCSSTTESAGKEKETQRPIMVQGPMPIEAEKFADRLENVKEEKSGSFVFYIGTLDNYPVIVAKTGKGMENTAAATAVAIERYNPIAIINQGTSGGHDADLNVFDIVLGERTTNLGSLKTADKDENQGIDPTVWKPMDLMASEGSAGEDPNAEKIRYYEGDKELLAAANAVIDTYTEGKIVQGTIGSADVWNNEVDRIKWFHEKYGTSVEEMEGAAAAQIAEAYDIAFLGIRILSNNKVNGGKYNPETAAANQGYVYEVVKEYIGTLGGNEE
- a CDS encoding endonuclease; translated protein: MSAAGSGTWSSPFTVSQANSNQNGSTQTVEGYVVGQPTATNTVVTSNFPNDYALALADSPSETNTSNMIYVQIPSSFRSDYGLKSNSDLMGEKLKVTGSLTAYFSHSGVKDASAFEVVDGGQTDPTDPTDPPPSYDEYYSSAEGKTGSALKIALHNIIDDHQTLSYSAVWDALRNTDEDPANTNNVLLLYSGRSQSKTTNGGGVNDWNREHVWAKSHGDFGTSQGPGTDLHHLRPTDVTVNSSRGNLDFDNGGSQHGEAPGNYYDNDSWEPRDEVKGDVARMIFYMAVRYEGDSGELDLEINNLVNNGSAPYHGKLSVLLQWHAEDPVDAREIRRNNIIFENYQGNRNPFIDHPEFAEMIW
- a CDS encoding DnaA N-terminal domain-containing protein; its protein translation is MSQIWTSVKERLREEMEKQSYKTWIENTLAAINEDDLIIYCDNEYQRDWLEKQYIDLIFHTVKVITGQTYEIYFEVKSKDSLIGSVDDMDTLRKKVTDLEKSMKALEERLRRLEGTGSSTH
- a CDS encoding Ltp family lipoprotein, whose product is MDDFFLILSLISFLAFVIGMIKPGIVLSWSPEAKRKRKYVVIYFGTATVAFFILFGITTPPTKEIAVKSEVIETEEQAEEEAKNEAEEQAKIDAEEQAKKEAEEQAKIDAEEQAKKEAEEQAKIEAEEQAKIEAEEQAKKEAEEQAKKEAEEAARNAETMSQTQAVQMAQDYLNYTSFSRPGLIAQLEYEGFGNADATYAVDKLQVDWQAQAVQTAQDYLDYSAFSRTGLIQQLEFEGFSNADATYAVDNLQVDWRAQAVIMAQDYLDYTAFSRSGLIQQLEFEGFSNEDATYAVDEVGL
- a CDS encoding GNAT family N-acetyltransferase; the protein is MEIYQATIKDLEAVAQLFNRYRTFYQQTTDLDGAKAFIKSRLENEDSVIFIAKSNHEYVGFTQLYPTFSSISMKRAWILNDMFVDAKARKQGVGEQLLQKAKEFASETGAKSITLETTPDNEAAQRLYEKNGYKRDEEFYHYNLELV
- a CDS encoding Lrp/AsnC family transcriptional regulator; its protein translation is MDEIDQSILRHLQENARMSMTELGKRVGLSTPATNERVKKLEDKEVIMGYRAIVDPEKLDKNVTAFILFDTKQGKKFRDLCREHPVVVECHRLAGQYSYLVKVVGESVKELEEFIDATLPFGEPSTLIKLSSVVEFKPVV
- a CDS encoding VOC family protein; this translates as MSVDVYLVFDGNCREAVEFYAKVFQAEAPQIMTFGESPQHPDYPLPEEAKERIMHTRLSIDGSNVMFSDTFPGQEYIQGNNVTLALVSHNTDDLTSWFEQLKEGGKVDMELQETFWSKLYGQVTDKFGVHWQLNYEN
- a CDS encoding autorepressor SdpR family transcription factor; this encodes MNGLFKALSDENRRKILDLLKEGDLTAGEIADHFEMSKAGISQHLSVLKNADLVYAVKRGQYVYYSLNATVFQEVLKWVVQFQSPSKGENER
- a CDS encoding cation diffusion facilitator family transporter, whose amino-acid sequence is MEQEKYNNLKLGERGAIISIIAYICLSILKLAVGFMTNSAALKADGLNNTTDIIASLAVLIGLKLSQRPPDKDHGYGHWKSETIAAMIASFIMAAVGIQVVLDAFRTMFEGGNEAPDVMAAYVAVFSAVVMYLVYRYNKKLALKIQSKSVMAAAKDNISDAWVSIGAAIGIVGSQLNMPWLDTVTAIIVGLLICQTAWGIFREASHELSDGFDEEKIQHYRTIILQLDGVKGVKEIRGRNYGNNEVIDVVILVKSTLDIVEAHDIATRVETILMKEHSVHDVHVHVEPN